A single region of the Triticum dicoccoides isolate Atlit2015 ecotype Zavitan chromosome 2B, WEW_v2.0, whole genome shotgun sequence genome encodes:
- the LOC119366925 gene encoding GDSL esterase/lipase LTL1-like: MAKTSSSSCLMLATTMALGVVVLLATPSECARAFFVFGDSLVDNGNNNYLMSTARADSPPYGVDYPTHQATGRFSNGLNIPDIISEHLGAEPTLPYLSPELHGEKLLVGANFASAGVGILNDTGIQFMEMVRMSRQLHYFHEYQGKLRAVVGASEAKQIVNRALVLITLGGNDFVNNYYLIPFSLRSLQFSLPDYVRYLISEYKKILMRLYDMGARRVLVTGTGPLGCAPAQLARSRGGGCNADLMRAAELFNPQLSWVLEELNARYGDGTFIAANTYRIHFDFITDPAAYGFQTAREACCGQGPHNGIGLCTALSNICTDRDQYVFWDAYHPTERANRIIVSQFMTGSLDYVNPLNLSTALHIDIALMD, translated from the exons ATGGCCAAGACTAGTTCATCGAGCTGCCTTATGCTGGCAACGACAATGGCGCTGGGCGTAGTCGTCCTGCTGGCGACGCCATCGGAGTGCGCGCGCGCCTTCTTCGTGTTCGGCGACTCCCTGGTGGACAACGGCAACAACAACTACCTGATGAGCACGGCGCGTGCCGACTCGCCGCCGTACGGGGTCGACTACCCCACGCACCAGGCCACCGGCCGCTTCTCCAACGGCCTCAACATCCCGGACATCATCA GTGAGCATCTCGGCGCGGAGCCCACGCTGCCGTACTTATCCCCGGAGCTCCACGGCGAGAAGCTgctcgtgggcgccaacttcgcgtCGGCGGGCGTCGGCATCCTCAACGACACGGGCATCCAATTT ATGGAGATGGTGAGGATGAGCAGGCAGCTGCACTACTTCCATGAGTACCAAGGAAAGCTGCGTGCGGTGGTGGGCGCGTCCGAGGCGAAGCAGATCGTCAACAGGGCGCTGGTGCTCATCACCCTCGGCGGCAACGACTTTGTCAACAACTACTACCTCATCCCCTTCTCCCTCCGCTCCCTTCAGTTCTCCCTCCCGGACTACGTCCGCTATCTGATCTCCGAGTACAAGAAAATCCTCATG AGGCTGTACGATATGGGGGCGCGGCGTGTGCTGGTGACGGGAACTGGCCCGCTGGGTTGCGCCCCGGCACAGCTCGCCAGGAGCCGCGGAGGAGGGTGCAATGCCGACCTGATGCGCGCCGCGGAGCTGTTCAACCCGCAGCTGTCCTGGGTCCTGGAGGAGCTCAACGCGCGCTACGGCGACGGAACGTTCATCGCCGCCAACACCTACCGCATCCACTTCGACTTCATCACCGACCCGGCTGCGTACGGGTTCCAAACGGCCAGGGAGGCGTGCTGCGGGCAGGGTCCGCACAACGGGATCGGATTGTGCACCGCGCTATCAAACATCTGCACCGACAGGGACCAATACGTGTTCTGGGACGCCTACCACCCCACGGAGCGCGCCAACCGGATCATCGTCAGCCAGTTCATGACTGGCTCGCTCGACTACGTCAACCCGCTCAACCTCAGCACTGCCCTCCACATAGACATCGCCCTAATGGATTGA